CGGAGGACGCCCAAGATGGAGAGAGCCCCTGCAGCAAAGCGGAGGGTGAGGCGCCTGGAGAGTTCCCTGTTTTCCCTCGGCGTCTTTTGCCCTAAGTCTAAACGTAGCTCACCTGCACCTCTCCTCTCGTAACAGGATTGTATCCCCCTCAGGTGCATtgggtttaatggggcttactcccaagtaagtatagatgttttggactacacctcctatCATCCGGGACCATtgtttatgctggctggggcatacggAGTTGTAgtgaaaaacatctggaggacgctgTGTATAGCACGGATGGACGAATTGTGGTCCTCCATATTTtgtggtctacaactcccatcaaccctggccagtgcagccagtggtgaaggataatgggacttgtaggccaaaaccataTGGAAAGCCACTGGCAGCCCATTTCTGAGATAGAAGATCTGTCTTCCCAATAGCTCTGTTAAATTCTCGCCCTGCCCACCCACTATGTTTGCATTTCTCATTAACTGGGAGAAGATCTTGTTTTGTTCCTGCTCTATagaatagggtgatcatatgaaaaggaggacagggctcctgtatctttaacagttgcatagtaaagggaatttctgcagttgtaatttgtatatatggagaacctggtgaaattccctcttcatcacaacagttaaagctgcaggagctatactagagtgaccattttaaaagaggacaaggcacctgcagctttaactgttgtgatgaagagggaatttcaccaggttctccatatatacaaatgacacctgcagaaattcccttttcaatacaattgttaaagatacaggagccctgtccttcttttcatatggtcagcctactataGAATTGACCTCATAATGGGACTCTCCTTATCCAGTCACTTATAGAAGGGTAGCTTACCTTACTCTGTTGCAGAAAGATCATTAAAATGTGTAGTACTTTGAAGGTGTTCACAGTCATTGAAGTTCATGCTGTAATTTTATGGATAATTTGTCAATCTTTAATGTTCTATGAGACTTTGTTCTTATTCCAAGTTTAGACAATCTggttgccctccagctgttttggactagaattcccatAAACCTCAGTCTGCATGTCCAAAACTCAGGGATTTTggcatttgtagtccaaaacatctggagggtcccagattTCCTACTCCTTATAATCCAGTAATATACAGCATATACAGTattgaaatatgtattttttcacaaagaaaagaaattccCATCACTCAGAATAACCCCCCACATTTAAACACTTCATATTGTTGCTTTCCAGATAAGATACTATATCATTCCACAAAAGTCTCTCTTGGGGGAGTGCAAGACTTCAAAAATGGAGTTCAtaaccatgtttttttttaattatacaaaGTTGAGGCAAGCCAGAGTGCCTTGAGTACTGACTTGTGTCATAAATGGCTTAATGGGTAATCCACACTTAAAAGTGTTAAGGTGGGACTGGTTTAAGATATTGTCATCAAAAtcctttgttgttttaaagctgCAAATAGCTGTATGCTATTTCCTCCTTATAGCTTTGGCGTAGCCATGGATTGCAAGGTTGCAGGGGCAGAACACGAATAACAACAAGGCACCATTTTCCCCCACATTGTGGTTTGTTGTGACCAAGGCAGTGTGCTAATACACACTGCCCAGTCGTTCCCATTGCAAGTGGGTGCTGCCATACAACACATGGTCATTTTGTCTCTGGTTTGTTTGGCGTTAttgcaaaccaggaactctggcttgtctctttcttgagaaaaacaaaccatgggtttgttatctgtcaggtgtgctttaaggcggattcctgcactgagcgggggagttgaactcaatggcctaataggccccttccaattctgctagtctgtgattctgtgattctaatctGGGCTTGGCTTTTCGTTCTTTAAAAATGGAGAAATGCTTCTACAATTGTGCAGAACTATATCAATTATGTAGAACCATTGTGGCTTACTCAGATGATTAGGGCTgggcataaaagaaataaatatttatagcatttttgtcctgctctttagccaaaatGGACTCCCAAAGATCAATAATAAGGCCTCTAGTCTTAAAGACCAAACACAAACAGGAAAAGGAttggaaagggagaagaaaaagcaAATTTGGCCCCCAGTTCTTAGTTACGAAGTTCTTATCATGAGTTGCTGTCTTCTCAGCTGAGCCAATGGAGAGGTCCTGTTTCTCTGCTTTCCTTCTGCTATAGCCTGACGGAATGGCTGCTGGATGACAGTTGGAGGAGGCTCAAAGCCTGATGGAGCTGGCTTCTCAGTAGAGCCGGTGATGGCTCTGCTTCATTCAGATTTGGGACgaaacatgttttgcatgcaaaaagtccctgTTTAAATCATCAACATTTCCTGGTAGGGGAGCAAAGTACCTTTTTTAAAACCCTGGGGAGCTATTGCTAGTCGGTGCAGACCAGCCTTCTCCTACccagttccctccagatgtgttggactggaattcccatcattcccagctatctggagggcaccatgttggggaaggctggtgtggaTAGTACTGAACTAGGTAGAAATATAAGACAGTTTCCTATGATGATAAATATCAGTGAATCAGCTTCCCCAATAAGTTTCACATTTTGTAGTTCATCAAGAGGGTTCAGATATCCATGTGTAGTTTTTGTTCATGTTTTTGGTTTTGCTTATTTTTATAGAGGCATGatattttgtgtgcatgttttcatGCAGAAACAAGTTCATATAAGACGCCAAAGAGAAGACTGGCTAGCAGATCACGCTTGCCTACCTTCAGTTCTCCTGTGAATGAAACTGACATACAGCAAGAGATCTTCTGGGATCCTCATTCACCAATTGCACCTAAGCTAGGTAACTACTTACTGTAATCCTTATTTAAAGTTGTTCCGTTAAGCATTCTGTGTGGTACAAGGCCCTAAACTGTCTAGTACCAGTTTACTTGAAGGACCAGCTGCTCCCAAATGCACCTCCCCAGTTATTAAGAACTCCAGTGGAAACTCTGCTCTGGCTGCCTCCACTTTCTGAGGTGGGGTGGATTGCCTTTGTGATGGTGCCCTATTGTAGAACTCCCTTCCTAGGTGGTTCCACCAGGATGCTTCACTTCTGACATGTAGGTGCCAAGGAAAAaactctcctcttcccccccccccctgtcatTTTTCTTGTCTTGATGCTGATTTTTGTCAAGTGGGTTTTTAATTGGGGATTGCTTTGATATTTTATATATGGTTCTGTTTGCAATCTGCCCTAGAGTTTTTATGGCTGAAAGATGGGAGAGCGAAAGTTGAAATAAATGACTCTTACTCTGAATGTCAGTTTTACATTTTCACTTTGATTAAAACGAGGAACCCTGTTATATAGTAAATACTATGCTTACACATTTGCAGACTATGGTATGCTTTTAAGGTTGGgaactccagcatcagaggcagtaagcctatacataccagttgctgaggaacatgggtcaccgtgtcctgcttgtgagttgcctactgtgtgaacacagtactggactagatgtacccttggtctgatccagcatggctcttcctatgttcttaaatccTCAGTCTTACAGTGTTTAGCAattgtttaaaagtttttttgttttgtgtttcagGCAATGAACAAAAGAAGCAGGCAGTAAGCGGTCGTACGGTTGACATCTCGGAAATTGTTAATCGGATTGCTCCTCAGGTATTCCTTCCTTAGATAAAACTGCCTAGTCTCTGCACATGCTTTCTTCCTTTCTGCAAACTgccttctttcatttcatttattatatttctatacagcctcatagccaaagctctctgggagatacTTTAAGAAAACAAAGGGGGGGAAGCAGTTTCTTCTGTCCTAATTCTTGAGACCAGCAAGCTGCATGTTCTAATTTTAGTCTTTGAAATGTCCCAATAGCTACATATTATAATAACTTGCGTTAAGCTAAATCATATTTATGCCTCTAGCTAGTTAACCATGTATTTGTATATTCAACGGATGTTGTCACTAATATTAACAGGCACCTCTTAGTTTTAGGAGTTACTGTACGtgtgggacttgcaacaaaatattgcagtgtgtcCTCCCTCTGAAGCAGGGTTCTCCTGTTCAGGTGCCACCCAGCCATTCCCTCCAAGCAGGGCATTTCACCTCCCATTTTCTGTTTCCCTTTTCTAACTGATGCTCACcgttctgtggctactgagcatccTGAGTCCCCATTGGAATTAGTGTAGCAGCTTTTGTCTTCTGTGCTGCTTCTAATATTTCTGTACGTCTGCAAGCCCAAGCATGAAAAGACCTTCCTTTTGTTACTTCAGTCCTGTTGGTGCTCATGATCTGAGTAGAGGGAGTGGTGCCTGTCCTGCTAGGAAAGCTGAAACAATGCGTTACACTGTTAGGTACACATTCCGTGATGTTACGTTTTTGTACAAATGTGTTCTGTTTCGAAGAATGTGGTTGATGCATATGAAAGCATCTCTTTAATATGTCAAGACACTGCCAATGGCAAGCCTCATTCATTCATTGGTGACGTAGTTCTAGGCAAATATGCACAACTTATTATTGCTCGATTGAGCTATCTGTAGTTTGGTTATCTTTTATAACTTGCCTTATAGGCAGAAAATaaatctccagctgttttggactttaactcacagcattccttcttgttgttgttgttattatttattacatttctgtaccaccccatagctgaagctctctggcggtttacaaaagattacaaAAGAtcattggccatattggcaggGGCATaaaggagttgaagtccaaaacatctggagatctaccttctgccccccaccccttatTCTTAGTTTCGGAACAATTGAATTAATAGAGTTACTACTTCCCATAGATAGTCAAATGACAAATTAGCGTTCTGATTGCCTTAAAGCTGAAGTATTTTGGTTAAAGCTGTTTTATAGCATGAAGGCTGCAACCCCAAAGCACTTACTATAATAGAAGAGCAGCTGAATCCAGTAGGACTTCACTTCCAGCATATAAATACTTAGAATGGGCCAGTACAGTATGACAGAGCAAGTTGTTTTTGCAGCAAGATTAAGACAGTACAGCTGTTTAGACTGAAGGAAGTAGACCAAATCATGGAAACTGTTACTATAGGGCGAAACTTTCagaatgccatttccccccctgcatAAAGGGGTCTGGTTACTGATAGAAGTTCTATATATGAACTGATAGTGCCTATATCCCCATCCCAAAGTATTTATGTCCCTTCTAACTTTGAATGGTATTATAATCTGACTATTTATCAATGAGAGGTCTTTGCAAGGTGTCAGATTTCTCATTCAGAATATTTTAATGTTTGATTTATAAAACGTCTGATCTCTAAATACTGAACTGATGCGGGCCACCTTGAGAAACCAATCTTGTTGATTGAATTAAATCCCCAAATTTGTAAAAGTAATGGTTGACCCAGaattacattttcttttaaaatttgaacTATTATTGTGAAAGTTTCATTagagtcattgttgttgttttagtataCTTTTAGCAGCTTTCTTTTAGTATACTTTTAGCAGCTTTCTTTTAGTATACTTTTAGCAGCTTTGATGTTCCAATTTTGCCCCTTCTTGACACATTCAATCATGTCTTAGTAACATCCAGGTTAGATTATTGTAGTATGTTCTGTGTGGAATGGCTTCTGAAAAATTCTCTAAAACTTCAGTGGATCAAGAATTCAGTAGCTAGATTGTCTGGAGTGAGATGGAGAGTATTACTCCAGTGCTGTACCAACTTCACTGTCTTCCAATTCATTACCAGGTCAAGTCAAATCTTTTGGGCCCTGAACAGACTAggatattttcatttcatttattgcatctgggcgatttacaaaaattaaaactacaacaatatttaacaatatactaatcaacaataccacaataatattcaaaagtatactaaatacaagtttacagcaaaacagagcagataAGGAATCAAAATAAATTGGTTGGaatgtttctccccctgaagcagcacctcccaaacttcagctccagccttgcttttaaagtctccgggggggggggggggggaggggagcaggtggaatagctcacccttggtggaacagcatttctctcCCTGAAGCAGCATTTTAAGGGCTACCTCCTTCCTTGCAAATCTGCCTATATACTTCATTCAGCCAGTGCTTGCTCCagttctttctctgtgtgtgtttttgtgtgtaggGATAGGTGTCTTCATGGGCTCCCCTCTCTGTGGGCTCCTCTGAGCCACTGCTGCACACATGCTTGTCTTGAAAATGTGAACAACTGAAGATgtggcctccctccctcttctgaaATACAGCAGATAGGAACACATGAGAGGGTTTTATCGactgactcatagaatcatagactagtagagttggaaggggcctataaggccatcgagtccaaccccctgctcaatgaaggaatccaccttaaaccatccctgatagatggttgtccagctacatcttgaatggttctagtgtgggagaacccataacctccctaggtcattggttcccttgttgtactgctctaacagtcaggaagtttttcaggagtctagctggaatctggcttcctgtaacttgagcccattattccgtgtcctgcattctgattGAGCCCTAAACTCTCCCAGGAGAGGCCCGCCTGTCTCCTTCAGTGCTTGTTTTTTGGTTAACAGGAGAGATGTAGCTTTTGTAACAAGATTTTGCAGCGGGGTAGCTCATCCTGTATTTTATTGATCTGCATTCCATTTTTTACTGTATCTGGGTTgctgatgctgtgtgtgtgtttgttctacTGTTTACTTATGATAGTTGCCTTGAGGGTTGTTGGacagaaaagcagaaaataaaagtgaatgaatgaataaatgatttttatttggggggggagtCTTGAAAGTTATTAAAACTTACTGATAGATGTGCACTTTTAATAGCATCCACTGTGTTCATATGTTTTCTTATTGTTGAGGATGAAAGACCTGCCTGTAATGAAGGATCTCTGCTGGGGTTGTGGATTGGTGATGATGCAATTCCTTGTACTCCTGGACTAACGAAAGTACGATCTAGAGTAAAAGTGAATGGGGCAAGGTATGTTGGGAACCCTTTTGGTTTTTGTTCTGAAGCGAATTCTTTCAGAATGAACGGTCTGTTCATCAAACTTGTAGATACTGTTTCCCATGTTTGGGAGACGGCTTTTTTCAATGGTGACACCAATATTGGGAAAATTCTCTGTTGCTGGAGAGTTTATTTAGTAGTAACTTCAGTTTTTAATCCTGCTCTGGATATTTGCTATAGAAAAGCAGATTATTTTTAATCAAGTAAACTGATTAAACAGTAAAGTGTAAAACTATGCTTTACTTGAATTATGCTGTGAAAGAAGTGTTTGTTTTCAGTAGCTATAACAAGTAAGCCATTTCAAAATACCTTGAGTTCCTAATATACTTTTTTCCTTCCGCTTGTTTGTTTAGAGGTCTTCGGTTAAaaaacagagaagaggagctTATGAAGCTGGCAAAGCAATTTGATAAAAACCTGACTGATGCAATCCAGGATCAAGATGCTCCATGCCACAATGTTGCTCACATTTCATCAGAGGGAAAGACGTCAATTGAACCTCAAGATGGAGTAGCTAAGGAGGATGCAGGGTCAGTGGAGCACTGTGAAAACGGTAGTCAGAAGTCCATCGATTTTGAGGCTGAAGTCGCTCTTAATGACCTCTTTGATTGCTCCACCCAGAAATGTAGTGGTCAGCTGAGCCAAAGCCTGTCAGATTGTTCTTCAAACTCTAGTTTCCATGGAAACCGGAACACTTTGCTAAAGGACAAGCACACTTCAGATAATGCCACAGCTGCTAGTGAATGTGTAGTTAGAGATGGACCTCAAAGGCAAGTCTCATCACTTGCTGTAGAATGTATGGCAGCCATTCCACCTGAAAAAGCTGAAATGACTTCGGAGCAAACAGTTCCAATCACCAGCTCTTCCAAGGTAGACTTGGTTGTCTCCAATAAGCTTGACAGAATTGTCGGCGATGACTTTGAGGACTGGGGTGCTGATTTGTTGCCGGATGACTCATTTGTCATGCAAATTACTCAGGACCCTGAGCTGATAAATATTCCAGCCAATGCATTATGTCATACTTCTAACAAAAGCAGTGAAGCAAAGAAAAGCACTGCAGGTTCTGAAAAACCTTACACTTTTGATTCCTCTAATAAAGTTCCAGCATCATGTGCTTTACAAAAAACAAGTGTTCAGATAGAAACACCCAAGGCAATTCTTCTGCATAAAGATTTCTCTTTAAAAACCGATAAGATGGAGTCCATTTCAGAAAGCTGTCCAAACAAAACTTCTGGCTGTAATTCTGTTTCAGTGAAATCTGGAAATAAGAGCGTCCAGGGCGGTTTTACTCAACTTAAATGTGTCCGTAATGATAACTTCTCTGAAAAAAGAGCTGCTTTGATTTCAGTGCCTTGTCTCCCTAAACCACAGACTGGAAAATATAGAAGCAACATGCACAGTGTTAATTATCAGTTGTCCACCGTTTCTGCCACTACAAAGGCTCTTGACCGAAAGAAAGCAACTAGTCAAAGAAGTACAGGTCATCTGAAGCAGACAGACGTGCCAAAGAAAAATGTGCTTTTGTTTGATGATTGGAATGAGCCTAGGTTCTCGGATGACGTTCTCGACTTGTTTTGTGAATCGAATAGTCTTTGGGGGGCAAACTGTGACGACGACGACTTGCTTTATCAAGTCTGCGATGATGTGGAAAAAAGCTCTCTGAGCCAGGAGGTTGCGAACGAGAATGAAAAAGCTAAATCGGTGGTAGCGAGTGCTTCCAAGTTAAAGGTGGGTTCATGCCTTGCAGTACCGATTCAGGGACTTTCACATTGCCTGCAGGCCCATGTGGGCAGGAAAACCTTCTCATTGGATCCTCCAGTTACAATTACAAAGCCGCTGAAGAATGAGAATTCTGCAAATTCACCAGTACAGCATACCTGTGCACCGTTTAAATCTGAGAGTGTCAATGGTGTTCCGGGGAAATGGCGCAGGTCTCTTTCAGTGCCTGAAGGAGGCTTTGCTTCCGGAAGTAGCTCAGCCACTCTCTCAACCACGTGTCTAAATGTTAATAATATGCAGTGGCAGAATGGCCTCTATAATGTTGCCAAGGTACAGAATAGCAGCAAAATTAATCAAGTGTCAGCTGAAAAGGTGAAATATGTGTTCCGGAAGACGAATAGTTCCCAAGCCCTTGTATTGGACCATAAAAACGTAAATATAGGCGACCTTTCTCGAACTAAGCTAGGGCTGTGGGAAAGCAAGAATGCACCAAACATCCCATTTCAGGCAACACTACAAATGAATCAGAAGCCAGCCTTTAAGAGGCACCTCTCTGATGGTTTTGCACAGTCTGGAACAGGTAGGTTTTGTGGATGCTCCCAGATGCTGGGTGTTGTGGGATTTTTCAAACCATCACAACTTCGGCTGTGGGTAAACATAAGTGATTGGAAAAGTTCACTTGATGCCTTGTAGGCTATCCTGTAAAATAGGCCAAAGTCAGTGCAGTGTAGAGGTTAGAAGGTTAGACTGGGCGTcgagagacccaggttctagttcccactcggccatggaagctcactgggtgactttgggccagtcacagactctcagctcagcctacctcacagggctgttgtgagggtgaaatggagaagaggaggattatgtacgctgccttgagttccttaaggaggaaaaaaggcaggatataaatgcaacaaataagtcctgttctcccccccccccccaattttcgaTTTCATTGCTTACCTGTAGGGCAGGGGTAGGGAACCCctggcccaggagccaaatctgtCCCTTCAGCATTCTTCAGATGGCTAtgccccttctctcctccccccaccccacaaccactgattggtggtttcccagcttttgtgtagccccccccccccattctaaaaggtgaaaatgcctcccctaaggcatagttactggcagtaagacttTAACCTTGCAAAACGCTCCTGAAGCAAATCTCCCTTCCCTGTTTACTCTGATAGACATTCATGCCACAATTTAAAAAGTTAGGGACCCTCCTCTAAAGCAGTTCTAGCAGATCAAGAATGACCTACCAATTTCTCTGTGGTCAGTAAGTGTAGCCATATTAGTGGCTACCTTCAGATGGTGATGGCGAACAATTGAAGCTGCTAATGCATGCCTTCTCTTACAGACCAGAGAAGTAGAAAGTGTTCTCAAGAAGAAATTGCGAGGAAAAAGCAAGAAGCTCTTGAGCGGAGAAAGTGTAAAATGCAAGCATCGCTCAAAAATACAGCACCTACCTGAGTGTGATCAGCAAGCTGGATGTAGAGGGATTTTTGACAGCTGGACAAAGTCATGTAACcgacattattatttttcaattcTACCTTGCTCTGTCTTGATTCTTCTGTGAAATACCAGTCTTGACCTATGAGCAAGGAGCTGCTTGGAGTTtagtttttaggggggggggtgtttttgtttttaacactgGCCTAATTTGCACATAATTACAATCTGTGGGTTATTTTAATGATGGGTTGTTGGGGGGAGTGAGTAAGCTcactgcctcctgcccactcactGTTTCTGCTTTGCATGTGGTTTCTTAAACAGGAACCACCTGCTCCTTGGTTGATCagcgtgacatccaaacccagctcTGGGatgttgagggacaaacaacccagagatttaACCCatgtttgttgttgagttaaaaACGTTGGTTGTCTGACCCTTAACAACCCTGAGTGCAGACATCACATTGATGAAAGTGGCTGCAAAGTGGAAGAAGCTTCAtctgttaaataaaccatgaattGGTATTAAGTGCAGACCAGGTCATTATCATTTACAGCTGGTACTGGATTTCTAATCTAGTATCTGGCTCACTCTTTGCGATATCAGTTCTTTTGAGTAAACAATACAATTGgcatgatacataccatataaaAGAATACTCTGCCAGTTTTACCTGGCAATGTGTGGGGAGTCAAATGTCTCAAGATACTTTACTTTAATGGAATGCTTATTATGTAGCCCTTTACCCCTTAAAAATGGTTCTCATAATTTGCAATCCATGTAACCATTTTTACTCCAGGGTCATCAGTGATGCTGTTCCAAATGTTGCACTTTGTGGAATGTAGCTATACAATAAATGCAAAACTACCATGTTAAACCTAGGCAACAGTTCACGGCTTGGGAAcacttttaattttgtattattaCAGCAGTACAAAAAGGAACAGGTCTGATTTTGTAAACTGTACACTCTAGAACATGTGAAGCTTTTCTAGGATTTATTTATGTTTGTAAATTATGTACACTTTGTAAATTGTGATTAAAGCTACAGTTGCTTCTGTGACAATGCTCTTTTCTAGTCTGCAGTTGGGGAACTGAGCTTTAATGGAATCTTTGTTTCTCTTCACGGAGTGCTTTTCCCATtacgaacctacctgtacactatgatTAACACCTAACATTCAGAGGATGATAACAAGGGagagtcttctcagtggtggccccaaactgtggaatgctctccccagtgaggttcaCCTGATAGTAATATTGTTAACTTTTCAGTGCCAGTTTCCTGTCATTTGGTAGCATGTGGGCCTTTTCAATTTAGTTGATTTGCCAAGTCTTGGCATCTAAATTGTCTTTAGCTGTCTTCAATTGTTctaaatttttgtatgttttaaccCCTACTTTAAGAaaccttaagattttttttagagAAAGGTGCCTAATAAATTTAATTGTCAATAATAGttcacacttaaagctgcaggagccctgcctagcatgaccagatacaaaagagggcagcttgaactgttgtgatgaaaagggaatttcaccaggtgctgcaaatgacaccagctgaaattcccttttctatacaactgttaaagatgcaggagccctgccctcctttccatatggtcaccctgctttaGGTGAATAGTTCTTGCACTAGATTCTATCCCTGGACCTGCCAAAAACGTGCACCTCCTGACTTCAGTTTTTGTCCTAATTCTGGCTCCACCACTCTGAACCAGAAGATTCTGCCCAGTGGCCCAAGTCAGGTACCAGGATTTTTGATCCCTGATTTATAAATATCTGATTTTTAATTTaagctgaaatgaatggaactaaaTCAGCTTAAATGTGAGTGCTGCAGTTCAACTGCGTTGTGGATTAGAAGAGATGTAGAATATAGGACAGAACTGACCCACAGAAGAGTTACAAAACAACGCAGGAAATTGCTTAATTTCTGCTTTGAAAAGTGAAATGGTGGCGTAATGTCATAAGGAGTGACATAAGGTTTTAGTGATGCAGTGTTCAAATCTTATATAATAATTAGAGTAACTATGTGTCTGGATTTCTGTGTGCTGCAATGAGCAAAACATGTGACTTGTTTTGTGCCATATGGTAGTCCAAATTATTTAGATTAAAGGAGGACAACCCTAGCTATTTTTTTAGGCAACTACTTAGCCTAGTGGTTAGGTGTTGAGCCAGGAAATCCCTACTTCAACCGTCACTTAACTGCCCCAACTCCTATCCCTCcacacttaataataataatttcttacccacctctccctttggatcaaggcagagaataacattagtgcaggaatcaacacattttttaaaaaaatcttgattttacattaatctgggtaggcctgccggaaaaggctagtcttcaaagctgcctt
This window of the Elgaria multicarinata webbii isolate HBS135686 ecotype San Diego chromosome 3, rElgMul1.1.pri, whole genome shotgun sequence genome carries:
- the ETAA1 gene encoding ewing's tumor-associated antigen 1; this translates as MASKRRKAAAKKTGVGAFCLKSPARSSSSSRRKAAAEDAQDGESPCSKAEETSSYKTPKRRLASRSRLPTFSSPVNETDIQQEIFWDPHSPIAPKLGNEQKKQAVSGRTVDISEIVNRIAPQDERPACNEGSLLGLWIGDDAIPCTPGLTKVRSRVKVNGARGLRLKNREEELMKLAKQFDKNLTDAIQDQDAPCHNVAHISSEGKTSIEPQDGVAKEDAGSVEHCENGSQKSIDFEAEVALNDLFDCSTQKCSGQLSQSLSDCSSNSSFHGNRNTLLKDKHTSDNATAASECVVRDGPQRQVSSLAVECMAAIPPEKAEMTSEQTVPITSSSKVDLVVSNKLDRIVGDDFEDWGADLLPDDSFVMQITQDPELINIPANALCHTSNKSSEAKKSTAGSEKPYTFDSSNKVPASCALQKTSVQIETPKAILLHKDFSLKTDKMESISESCPNKTSGCNSVSVKSGNKSVQGGFTQLKCVRNDNFSEKRAALISVPCLPKPQTGKYRSNMHSVNYQLSTVSATTKALDRKKATSQRSTGHLKQTDVPKKNVLLFDDWNEPRFSDDVLDLFCESNSLWGANCDDDDLLYQVCDDVEKSSLSQEVANENEKAKSVVASASKLKVGSCLAVPIQGLSHCLQAHVGRKTFSLDPPVTITKPLKNENSANSPVQHTCAPFKSESVNGVPGKWRRSLSVPEGGFASGSSSATLSTTCLNVNNMQWQNGLYNVAKVQNSSKINQVSAEKVKYVFRKTNSSQALVLDHKNVNIGDLSRTKLGLWESKNAPNIPFQATLQMNQKPAFKRHLSDGFAQSGTDQRSRKCSQEEIARKKQEALERRKCKMQASLKNTAPT